CGCCCCTTTATAAGCCCCGTCTCCCGTTGATTTGAAGTGTCTTTTTTTTGTTGTCAAATTCAACGGGAGTCCTCTTTTGACATTTTTAAGATAGCATAATTTAATCATCTCACGACAAAATTTAAACGATTTCTCTGGTAGCATTTTTGTTACCAGAAAATACTTTTTCCGTAACAATTTTGATGACGATATAAAGAATAGGTACAACAAATAAACTGAGGAAAGTAGCGATCAACATTCCGCCAAATACTGCTGTACCAAGGGATTGACGGCTTGTAGCGCCCGCCCCCGTAGCAATCATCAAAGGAAAAATACCGAGAAGGGTAGAAAAACCAGTCATCAAAATTGGTCTTAATCTGTCTTTAGATGCTTCCAGCGCTGCTTTGACGATGGGTAAACCTTCCCCCCGTAATTGGTTGGCAAATTCCACGATTAAAATAGAGTTTTTACTAGCTAAACCGATCAGCATTACCAAACCGATTTGACAATAAATATCATTACTAAAACCTCGCAGGGATTGAGCCATCAGCGCCCCCAAAATTGCCAAAGGCACTGCCAAAAGAATAATCAGAGGATCGACATAATTCTCATATAACGCCGAAAGTACCAAAAATACAAATAGTAAACCTAAACCGAAGATGATGGGCGCTTGACCTCCCGAAACGATTTCCTCTAAGGAAGTTCCCGACCATTCATAGGTAAATCCGGGCGGTAAAACTTGTTGGGCAACACCCTGCATCGCTTGGAGGGCTTCCCCTGAACCTTGTCCGGGGGGCGCTGAACCGCTTACCTCAATAGACCTAAATAAGTTATAGTGATTGATAACTTGAGCCGTTACCCCTCGCTCCACCGTAACCAGATTTGATAAAGGAATCATCACTCCGTTATCAGAGCGCACAAAAAACGAGCCGAGATCATCGGGCGCTGATCTAAACTGGTTATCAGCTTGTAAATACACTCGATAGGTGCGCTGTTGCAAGGTAAAATCATTAACATAACTCGAACCCAGCGCCGTTTGTAAGGTACTAAATACATTTTGGATATTTACCCCTAGCGCCTGTGCCTTTTGCCGATCTACCTCCACTACCAATTCAGGAGTATTGGCACTAAAAGTGCTGAAAACTCGTGATAAATTCGGGTTTTGGTTAGCGGCACCTAATAATTCCCCTAATGTACCCACTAAACTATCTAAATCACCACCGCTACGGGTATCTTGTAATTGGAAAGTAAAACCGCCAAAACTGCCTAAACCTCGAATAGTTGGGGGATTAATGGGAATAATTTGAGCTTCAGGAATCATGGCAAACTTACCCCACATTCTACCAATTATCGCTGGGGCTGATTGATTCGGTGAAGGGCGCTCTGCCCAAGGAATCAAAGGGCTAAAAATAACCCCTGAGTTGGCACTATTACCACCAAAAGCGAAACCCCCCACGGCAAAAGTTCCCTTCACTTCAGGCTCTTCTAAAATAGCCGCCTCAACTTTTTTCATCACCTCGCTAGTATATTGCAAGGATACCCCTTGAGGCGCTTGAACAATAGTGATAAAATAACCTTGGTCTTCTTCTGGTAAAAAGGCTTGAGGTACATTCAAATATAACCATGCCGTAGAAGCGAGTAATAAGATGAAAACACCTACCACAGCGCCCCTCGCCCTCGATAAAGCGCGCAGACTACCATCATAAGACCTCTGTACCCTAGCCAAACCAGCGTTAAAAATATCGCAAGGTTTTTGTAACCAAGGCGGTAAATCATCATTAGGGGTTAACAATAACGCACAGAGAGAAGGAGTGAGAGTTAGAGCAAGAAAAGTAGAGAAAACGATGGAAAAAGCGATGGTTAAAGCAAATTGACGATATAAAGCGCCCGTAGTGCCGGGGAAAAAAGCAACAGGCACAAATACCGCCATCAACACCAAAGAAGTAGCAATTACTGCCCCACTTAACTCCTTCATTGCCACCTGAGAAGCCTGTAACGGTGACATTCCCTTTTCGTGGATATAACGACTAATTTGCTCCACCACCACAATAGCATCATCCACCACCACCCCTGTGGCAAGGGTTAAACCAAACAAGGTTAAGCTGTTGATGGAAAAATTAAACAGATTAATAAAAGCAAAAGTACCAATTAATGCCAGAGGAATGGTTAAAGTGGGAATTAAAGTAGTACGCCAGTTCTGTAAAAATACTAAAATTACCAAAATAACTAAACCTACCGCTAAAAAGAGGGTTTTTATCACTCCGCGCAAAGATTCTTCTACATATAAAGTAGTATCAAATGCCACCTCATAACGCATTTCTGGGGGGAAGTTTGCCTCAAGGCGTTTGATCTCATTTTTGACGTTTTCAGCCACTTCTAAGGCATTAGAACCAGTTAGCTGATAGATTCCCAAGCCTACTGCATCCCGTTGGCGATAGCGCAAAAAGGAGCTATAATCCTGCGCTCCTAGTTCCACCCTACCAATATCTTTAAACCTAACTAGAAAGCCATTGGCATCGGTTTTGAGCAGTAAATTTTCAAATTCTTCTGGGGTGGTAAACTGACTAACTGCCCTCACATCAAGCTGAAACTCTTGTCCGGAGGGCGCTGGTTCAGCCCCAATTTTACCTGCCCCAATTTGGATATTTTGCGCCCTAATGGCATTAGTCACATCAGCGGTGGTTAAACCTCGACTAGCTAATTTATTAGGATCGATCCATAACCGCATGGCGTAACGGCGCTCTCCAAAAATTCTCACATCTGCCACGCCATCGATACGCCTGAGAGGATCGACAAGGAAACGCTCGGCATAATTACTTAAAAACAAGTTATCGTATTGATCATTATCGCTATATAAACCAATACCCATCAAGATATTATTGGATTGTTTAGT
The sequence above is drawn from the Cyanobacterium sp. T60_A2020_053 genome and encodes:
- a CDS encoding efflux RND transporter permease subunit codes for the protein MVNFFIKRPVFSTVCGLIILLIGSISLVNLPVAQFPEISPIQVQINANYNGASAEVIENAVTNVLERQINGTPGLRYLSSSSSNSGTSNITATFEAGTNQDLAAVDVQNRVARALPQLPEDVQRNGVTVTKQSNNILMGIGLYSDNDQYDNLFLSNYAERFLVDPLRRIDGVADVRIFGERRYAMRLWIDPNKLASRGLTTADVTNAIRAQNIQIGAGKIGAEPAPSGQEFQLDVRAVSQFTTPEEFENLLLKTDANGFLVRFKDIGRVELGAQDYSSFLRYRQRDAVGLGIYQLTGSNALEVAENVKNEIKRLEANFPPEMRYEVAFDTTLYVEESLRGVIKTLFLAVGLVILVILVFLQNWRTTLIPTLTIPLALIGTFAFINLFNFSINSLTLFGLTLATGVVVDDAIVVVEQISRYIHEKGMSPLQASQVAMKELSGAVIATSLVLMAVFVPVAFFPGTTGALYRQFALTIAFSIVFSTFLALTLTPSLCALLLTPNDDLPPWLQKPCDIFNAGLARVQRSYDGSLRALSRARGAVVGVFILLLASTAWLYLNVPQAFLPEEDQGYFITIVQAPQGVSLQYTSEVMKKVEAAILEEPEVKGTFAVGGFAFGGNSANSGVIFSPLIPWAERPSPNQSAPAIIGRMWGKFAMIPEAQIIPINPPTIRGLGSFGGFTFQLQDTRSGGDLDSLVGTLGELLGAANQNPNLSRVFSTFSANTPELVVEVDRQKAQALGVNIQNVFSTLQTALGSSYVNDFTLQQRTYRVYLQADNQFRSAPDDLGSFFVRSDNGVMIPLSNLVTVERGVTAQVINHYNLFRSIEVSGSAPPGQGSGEALQAMQGVAQQVLPPGFTYEWSGTSLEEIVSGGQAPIIFGLGLLFVFLVLSALYENYVDPLIILLAVPLAILGALMAQSLRGFSNDIYCQIGLVMLIGLASKNSILIVEFANQLRGEGLPIVKAALEASKDRLRPILMTGFSTLLGIFPLMIATGAGATSRQSLGTAVFGGMLIATFLSLFVVPILYIVIKIVTEKVFSGNKNATREIV